A genome region from Neptunomonas japonica JAMM 1380 includes the following:
- a CDS encoding IclR family transcriptional regulator, whose product MPGSPSKEKGSSILRALQILEIVANATQPMTPTEINRTLKLPKPSIHRLCSQLEEEGFLQPRLDGRGLLPGLKLNKLAIAILSNNDFLRTQRHIILQRLSDTLGETCNISIPNGGEMVYFDRVETHWPLRVQLQINDRVPLHCTASGKLFLSELSSIQRSRLLAKIPLNSYTPNTLTSAAALKPELSKISKQGVGLDNEEFFQGMIAVSVPIRDKEGRMYAALAMHAPTARLSIEQALESVPDMHKAAAELSALMEDDMADFQIEPSESEQP is encoded by the coding sequence ATGCCAGGCTCCCCTTCTAAGGAAAAAGGCTCATCAATACTACGTGCCCTACAAATTCTCGAGATCGTTGCTAATGCAACGCAGCCAATGACACCGACTGAAATCAATCGAACGCTTAAACTGCCTAAGCCCAGCATTCACAGGCTATGTAGCCAACTGGAAGAGGAGGGTTTTCTACAGCCTCGCTTAGATGGACGCGGGCTATTACCGGGTCTTAAGCTCAACAAACTTGCAATTGCCATACTCAGTAACAATGACTTTTTACGCACTCAACGCCACATCATCCTTCAGCGTTTATCTGATACTCTCGGTGAAACCTGTAACATCTCTATCCCGAATGGCGGAGAAATGGTGTACTTCGACCGTGTTGAAACGCATTGGCCTTTACGCGTACAGTTGCAAATTAACGACCGCGTACCTCTGCACTGTACTGCCAGTGGAAAACTCTTCTTAAGTGAGCTCAGCAGCATTCAACGCTCCCGGCTGCTCGCCAAGATCCCACTCAATAGCTACACACCCAACACGCTTACCAGCGCTGCAGCGCTTAAGCCCGAACTCAGTAAAATCAGTAAACAAGGTGTCGGCCTTGATAACGAAGAGTTCTTCCAAGGCATGATTGCTGTGTCTGTTCCCATCCGTGATAAAGAAGGCCGAATGTACGCAGCGCTTGCCATGCATGCCCCAACAGCCAGGCTATCAATTGAACAAGCTCTTGAGAGCGTCCCTGATATGCATAAAGCCGCCGCTGAACTATCAGCCTTGATGGAAGACGATATGGCAGACTTTCAAATAGAGCCAAGTGAAAGTGAGCAGCCATAA
- a CDS encoding TRAP transporter substrate-binding protein produces MAKIITSSKPEQGSVSRRDFFRVAATYGMSSTMLAATALGSFTLPQLAQAAEGNAKRRYKKEAKHVLKFGASGFNENNLLIERAGCIDFLNDIEERTDGEIRVEFIGDNQICGQLNCVKKTQQGIVDMFTASTQNSAGGAPYLNVLDYAYMFPTRASQYHFLYHPDSQKLLRDPLRKKHGLQFLFSHCELRGLQMGLGWKDKPLITSIEQLRGTKNRVTGTQLGRIAMQLLELNPVPIAWSETLDGLKQGLIDGAETWAGAVGYANMSPVVSQSVDLRFFCGTEATMMSASMFDSFSGDLQDAVMESSYLTQVKIQAAQEAALVNTVGASTPSLPGTLFHKHGVRMASLSDEERAKAERICAPEFNPEPWTQWRERLDKWSGGQDTYGSIHKIAREIPRDMLAENVAPRRWWKG; encoded by the coding sequence ATGGCTAAAATAATTACCTCCTCAAAACCGGAACAAGGAAGCGTCTCACGTCGCGACTTTTTTCGTGTTGCTGCCACCTATGGCATGAGTTCAACTATGCTTGCAGCGACTGCATTGGGGAGTTTTACGCTTCCGCAGTTAGCTCAGGCTGCTGAAGGCAATGCAAAACGCCGTTACAAAAAAGAAGCTAAGCATGTACTGAAATTTGGTGCATCAGGCTTCAACGAAAACAATCTGTTGATTGAACGGGCAGGTTGCATCGATTTCTTAAATGACATCGAAGAGCGTACTGATGGCGAAATTCGTGTCGAATTTATTGGTGATAACCAAATCTGTGGGCAGCTGAACTGTGTGAAGAAAACCCAGCAGGGTATTGTTGACATGTTTACCGCCTCGACGCAGAACTCCGCAGGCGGCGCACCGTACTTAAACGTACTTGATTATGCGTATATGTTTCCTACGCGCGCTTCTCAATATCATTTTTTGTATCACCCTGACAGCCAAAAGCTATTACGTGATCCTCTACGTAAAAAGCATGGCTTGCAGTTCTTGTTCTCGCATTGCGAATTACGTGGTTTGCAGATGGGGTTGGGCTGGAAAGATAAGCCTCTAATTACTTCTATTGAGCAGCTACGCGGCACGAAAAACCGTGTGACAGGTACACAATTAGGACGTATTGCAATGCAGTTACTGGAGTTAAACCCAGTGCCTATTGCGTGGTCTGAAACGCTTGACGGCCTGAAACAAGGCTTGATTGATGGTGCTGAAACATGGGCGGGTGCGGTAGGTTACGCCAATATGTCTCCTGTTGTTTCACAATCTGTTGATCTGCGCTTCTTCTGTGGTACTGAAGCAACAATGATGAGTGCGAGCATGTTTGATAGCTTTAGCGGCGATTTGCAAGATGCCGTTATGGAATCTTCATACTTAACACAGGTAAAAATTCAGGCGGCTCAAGAAGCGGCATTGGTTAACACTGTGGGCGCTTCAACACCTTCTTTACCTGGGACTTTATTTCATAAACATGGTGTTCGTATGGCAAGCTTGTCCGACGAAGAACGTGCTAAAGCAGAGCGTATTTGTGCACCGGAGTTCAACCCTGAACCATGGACACAATGGCGTGAGCGTTTGGATAAATGGTCTGGTGGTCAAGACACTTATGGTTCTATCCATAAGATTGCTCGTGAAATCCCACGCGATATGTTGGCAGAAAATGTTGCACCTCGCCGCTGGTGGAAAGGTTAA
- a CDS encoding TRAP transporter small permease — MTIGSVFGAIERNIEKSVILVSYASMAGIIFVEVIRRFFFNEQAPWSTTIPIYMFLWLAWMGASYNTMRRSHLRFTEVRERLPYKGQFYCLLLDALCWFVMGVVVIYYSVEQVYIAYDNFAIVQGTDNVMQWWFYMATPLAWVLLLFRVIQNLRQDIRSFIAGRPLTTQAKMFD; from the coding sequence ATGACTATTGGATCTGTGTTTGGTGCGATTGAACGCAATATAGAGAAGAGCGTTATTCTGGTTTCGTATGCCTCGATGGCGGGCATTATTTTTGTCGAAGTTATTCGTCGTTTTTTCTTCAATGAGCAAGCTCCTTGGAGTACGACTATCCCAATTTACATGTTTTTATGGCTTGCTTGGATGGGTGCTTCTTACAACACTATGCGTCGTTCTCACTTGCGTTTTACGGAGGTGAGGGAGCGCCTTCCGTATAAAGGACAATTCTATTGCTTGTTACTGGACGCTTTATGTTGGTTCGTTATGGGTGTTGTTGTTATCTATTACTCTGTTGAGCAGGTTTATATTGCCTATGACAACTTTGCCATCGTACAAGGCACCGATAATGTGATGCAGTGGTGGTTCTATATGGCTACGCCACTGGCCTGGGTCTTGTTACTTTTTCGTGTCATACAGAATCTACGACAAGATATTCGTTCCTTTATTGCTGGGCGTCCTTTGACTACCCAAGCCAAAATGTTTGATTGA
- a CDS encoding TRAP transporter large permease, with protein MDGILITLISLGVTGLFILGIPIFLVISLWVIGVSLVIDFTLANVGVTLYEGLNFYGLLALPLFILTGDLINAAGIAKRLSDFAYSCLSWLHGGLGMASLGACGLFAAISGSNSATTATIGGIMHPEMTKGNYDSKFAAATVAAGGTVGIIIPPSIIFIVYGFMMNLPIGDLFMAGLIPGILMVVAMQLVCYFIARKNGYGVLKAFRFKHAVKMGMRAWLGFLAIGIVLWGIYSGAFSPTEAAGMTTGFCLLAGVLVTRELKFSQLPTILMRSGQITGMLAPLIAVSVVMQQVLSLLGAKEFLTELLGLLGGYYPILFACLLIVLLAGTVLESLPNTIILAPILAPIAMSIGVDPIHFAVLFLIGDAIGFITPPYGLNLYVASSMTGIPYLQIVKAVLPYLYALMATWALVAFIPQLSLFMLSF; from the coding sequence ATGGATGGAATATTAATTACCCTGATCAGCCTCGGCGTAACGGGACTTTTTATACTGGGAATACCTATTTTTCTAGTGATTTCTTTATGGGTTATCGGTGTTAGCTTAGTCATTGATTTTACATTGGCTAATGTGGGAGTGACGCTTTATGAAGGGCTTAATTTCTACGGTTTGTTGGCGTTACCGCTGTTTATCCTGACAGGTGATTTGATCAATGCTGCGGGTATTGCTAAGCGGCTATCGGATTTTGCTTATTCTTGCTTAAGCTGGCTTCATGGCGGTTTAGGGATGGCTTCTTTGGGCGCGTGTGGTCTGTTTGCTGCAATATCTGGGTCTAACTCAGCCACAACAGCCACCATTGGTGGCATCATGCATCCTGAAATGACAAAAGGTAACTATGATTCTAAATTTGCCGCTGCAACGGTGGCTGCGGGTGGTACGGTAGGGATTATCATCCCACCCAGTATCATCTTTATTGTATATGGCTTTATGATGAATCTGCCGATTGGTGACCTATTTATGGCGGGTCTTATTCCCGGCATTTTGATGGTGGTTGCCATGCAGCTCGTTTGCTATTTCATTGCCCGTAAAAATGGCTACGGAGTTCTTAAGGCGTTTCGCTTTAAGCATGCGGTTAAAATGGGTATGCGTGCTTGGTTAGGTTTTCTGGCCATTGGTATCGTACTGTGGGGTATCTATTCAGGGGCATTTTCGCCTACTGAAGCGGCGGGTATGACAACAGGGTTCTGTTTACTGGCAGGCGTGTTGGTGACGCGAGAACTTAAGTTCTCTCAGCTCCCTACTATTTTGATGCGTTCTGGGCAAATCACAGGAATGTTAGCTCCACTTATTGCGGTATCTGTTGTTATGCAGCAGGTATTGTCATTACTGGGTGCTAAAGAGTTTCTAACAGAACTGCTTGGACTGCTAGGCGGTTACTATCCAATATTGTTTGCTTGTCTACTTATTGTATTGCTTGCAGGTACTGTTTTAGAAAGCTTACCGAATACAATAATACTGGCACCCATTTTAGCGCCAATAGCCATGAGTATTGGTGTAGATCCAATTCACTTCGCTGTGCTATTCCTGATTGGTGATGCTATTGGATTTATTACTCCGCCATACGGTTTGAATCTCTATGTCGCCAGCAGTATGACCGGCATACCTTATCTTCAGATAGTGAAAGCGGTACTGCCTTACTTATACGCCTTGATGGCAACATGGGCTCTGGTTGCATTCATTCCGCAGTTAAGTTTATTCATGCTTTCTTTCTAA
- a CDS encoding universal stress protein, whose protein sequence is MLPEINNILYASDMGKASRPAFFRAVSEALQHDAQITYLHVMEPMNQSTETMIESYLSEDVLASLRDKGVESLKEKMTKRIEDVVREGLVGITLPQGELLHKIEPGKPSKVILKVAKEINADLIVMGTRTHSSIGKLLMGSTAQKVLQDSTIPVLVVPLK, encoded by the coding sequence ATGCTGCCAGAAATTAACAATATTTTGTATGCATCTGATATGGGAAAGGCCTCTCGGCCAGCGTTCTTCAGAGCAGTAAGTGAGGCGCTTCAACATGATGCACAGATCACATACTTGCATGTGATGGAGCCAATGAATCAGTCAACAGAAACGATGATTGAGAGTTATCTTTCTGAGGATGTTTTGGCGTCATTGCGTGACAAAGGGGTTGAATCACTTAAAGAAAAAATGACAAAGCGAATTGAGGATGTCGTTCGTGAGGGACTCGTAGGTATTACGCTCCCGCAAGGTGAGCTACTACATAAAATTGAGCCAGGTAAGCCTTCTAAAGTTATCTTAAAAGTGGCAAAAGAAATCAACGCTGACCTTATTGTGATGGGTACACGAACGCATTCTTCCATAGGGAAGTTGCTCATGGGGTCTACTGCACAAAAAGTGTTACAGGACTCTACTATTCCTGTGTTGGTCGTGCCTCTTAAATAG
- the metA gene encoding homoserine O-acetyltransferase MetA → MPIKIPDLLPAVDVLGAENIFVMTETRATHQHVRPLKVMILNLMPKKIETENQLIRLLSNTPLQVDVELLRIDNHESKNTPRQHLDSFYRDFEDVQDKNYDGLIITGAPLGLVSFEDIHYWEQIQEVIKWSQQHVTSTLFLCWAAQAALKVLYDLPKQTRSEKLSGVYQHNILSAHEPLTRGFDDQFVAPHSRNADFPVNFIANHTDLNLLASSDKAGAYLMASSCRRQVYVTGHPEYEAETLAQEYWRDIDAGVNTIIPVNYFPGNDPDNKPANTWRSHGNLLFSNWLNYYVYQLTPYDLSVNPE, encoded by the coding sequence ATGCCCATAAAAATCCCCGATCTGTTACCCGCAGTCGATGTATTGGGGGCCGAAAACATCTTTGTGATGACCGAAACACGGGCAACACATCAGCATGTAAGACCGCTTAAAGTAATGATTCTTAACTTGATGCCTAAGAAGATCGAGACGGAGAATCAACTCATCCGTTTATTGTCTAATACGCCGTTGCAAGTTGATGTTGAATTGTTACGCATTGATAACCACGAAAGTAAAAATACCCCGCGTCAGCATTTAGATAGTTTTTATCGTGATTTTGAAGATGTTCAAGATAAAAATTACGATGGATTGATTATTACTGGTGCTCCTCTAGGTTTGGTTAGTTTTGAAGATATTCATTACTGGGAGCAGATTCAGGAAGTCATTAAATGGTCACAACAACATGTAACCTCAACGTTATTTTTGTGTTGGGCCGCTCAAGCTGCACTTAAAGTGCTTTATGATTTGCCAAAACAAACACGTTCCGAAAAATTGTCGGGTGTGTATCAGCATAATATTCTGTCGGCACATGAGCCATTAACGCGTGGTTTTGATGATCAATTTGTAGCGCCGCATTCTCGTAATGCAGACTTTCCAGTTAATTTCATCGCTAATCATACAGATTTGAACTTGCTAGCATCTTCGGATAAAGCAGGTGCATATTTAATGGCGAGTTCATGTCGTCGCCAAGTCTATGTGACCGGGCATCCTGAGTATGAAGCTGAAACCTTAGCTCAGGAATATTGGCGGGATATTGATGCAGGGGTTAATACGATAATTCCTGTTAATTATTTTCCTGGGAACGATCCGGATAATAAACCTGCGAATACATGGCGCAGCCACGGTAATCTACTTTTCTCCAACTGGTTAAATTACTATGTGTATCAGTTAACGCCTTATGATCTCAGCGTTAATCCGGAGTAA
- a CDS encoding GntR family transcriptional regulator, translating into MNQFDNRHIPLYKRVESHILNDIDEGRLIPGDLIPSEPQLALLLGVSQGTVKKAIENLVNENRLYRHQGKGTYVSTINFNNSLFRFFSYGDASGKGVRIHKEVSERELKIGPKNICQQLGYEPNSELLYIQRCGYVLELPILIEHCWWCPEVVPGMESEDVHIPDLMYALVVEKYAVPVVRAEETLTADIADKQTAQLLGIPEKSPVIVLIRHTYSRHNKMIEYRKTVGRADKFSYKAEIR; encoded by the coding sequence ATGAATCAGTTTGATAATAGACATATCCCGTTATACAAACGTGTTGAAAGTCATATTCTTAATGATATTGATGAAGGCCGGTTAATACCTGGTGACTTAATACCATCAGAGCCCCAATTGGCTTTATTACTTGGAGTCAGCCAAGGTACGGTAAAAAAAGCGATTGAAAACCTAGTAAATGAAAATCGCCTTTACCGCCATCAAGGTAAAGGTACTTATGTCTCGACGATCAACTTCAATAACAGCTTATTTCGCTTTTTCTCTTATGGTGATGCTTCTGGTAAGGGAGTGCGTATACACAAAGAGGTTAGTGAGCGTGAATTGAAAATAGGCCCTAAAAATATCTGCCAGCAATTGGGTTATGAGCCTAATTCTGAGCTGCTCTATATTCAGCGTTGTGGTTATGTTCTTGAGCTCCCTATTTTAATAGAACACTGCTGGTGGTGTCCTGAGGTGGTACCCGGTATGGAAAGTGAAGATGTTCATATTCCTGACTTGATGTATGCCCTTGTTGTTGAGAAGTATGCCGTTCCAGTGGTGCGCGCTGAGGAGACGTTGACTGCTGATATAGCAGATAAGCAAACAGCCCAACTGTTAGGTATTCCAGAAAAGTCTCCTGTTATTGTTTTGATAAGACATACTTATAGTCGACATAACAAGATGATTGAGTACCGCAAAACTGTAGGTCGAGCAGATAAGTTTAGTTATAAAGCAGAAATACGTTAG
- a CDS encoding universal stress protein produces the protein MYKKICVAVDGSESSLAAVKVAAELVRRLGAKLLVLHVIRPMKIPEELQRYIKEDDLAKVRYAALEGVGQEIIANAVKIAKKFDVESLNTVILNGDPASSIVKESKRQSVDLIVLGTRGLGKFEGALIGSISRKVTDISEISLLIVK, from the coding sequence ATGTATAAAAAGATATGTGTTGCTGTGGATGGATCTGAATCTTCTCTGGCGGCAGTGAAAGTTGCCGCTGAATTAGTGAGGAGGTTAGGTGCAAAATTACTGGTGCTGCATGTTATTCGGCCAATGAAAATACCCGAAGAGCTGCAGCGCTATATTAAAGAAGACGACCTCGCTAAAGTAAGGTATGCCGCGCTTGAAGGTGTTGGTCAGGAGATTATTGCTAATGCGGTCAAGATTGCTAAAAAATTTGATGTAGAAAGCCTGAATACGGTGATCTTAAATGGTGATCCGGCAAGCTCAATAGTGAAAGAGTCAAAAAGGCAGTCGGTAGATCTGATCGTATTAGGTACGAGAGGACTCGGCAAATTCGAGGGAGCATTGATAGGCAGCATTTCACGTAAGGTGACGGATATCTCTGAAATTAGTTTATTGATAGTGAAGTAG
- a CDS encoding tripartite tricarboxylate transporter permease: MLEFLQYLPEVFTPWNFMILVLGTVGGLILGATPGLSPTMAVALLIPFTFHMEPATGLILLGAAYTSTVAGGAVSAILLSIPGAPANIATTLDGNPLAKQGKATSALHYCFISSFVGGVIGVFVLIFFTPTLSQWALGFGPSHLFWVAILGVTVIGTLGSGSVVKGLFSGFVGLWISTIGYDPVLGVERFNYSEHLGGGINIIAALVGLFAIPQVLSMLTPQMMPGGVQKFAMETQSVMTSVKETLQRWKALVVGSFIGVLVGLIPGAGGQIAGLVAYDQTKKLSRNKDMFGKGEPAGVIAAESANNAMVGPSLVPLLTLSVPGSPTAAVLLGGLLIHGLFPGPALFTEHAPVVWTFINSLLVGQLLMCVFGIMIARYSRFVMDIPEFYMAAAITVLAVFGTFSVQNSFSDVFVMMTLGIVMYFASKIGFSPSPVVLGIILGPIAESNFLQGQMIAEVGDGSFNYFFGGPLNIVLVGVVAMSIVYSAYSELKQKKQQRTAQQNDADYRAEQEGV, from the coding sequence ATGTTAGAGTTTCTGCAATACCTCCCGGAAGTATTTACTCCCTGGAACTTCATGATTCTTGTATTAGGCACCGTAGGTGGCCTGATATTAGGCGCTACACCAGGCCTAAGTCCAACAATGGCGGTCGCTTTGTTGATCCCTTTTACCTTTCATATGGAGCCTGCTACAGGCTTGATTCTGCTTGGCGCTGCATATACGTCTACAGTAGCAGGGGGAGCGGTTAGTGCCATTCTGTTAAGTATTCCGGGAGCTCCGGCTAATATAGCCACAACACTGGATGGTAACCCACTTGCCAAACAAGGTAAGGCGACTTCCGCACTGCATTACTGTTTTATCTCTTCTTTTGTTGGTGGTGTGATCGGAGTATTCGTGCTGATCTTCTTTACTCCTACGCTGTCTCAATGGGCACTTGGTTTTGGTCCTTCACACTTGTTCTGGGTTGCTATATTGGGTGTTACAGTGATCGGTACGTTAGGCAGCGGCTCTGTTGTGAAAGGCTTGTTTTCTGGCTTTGTCGGCCTGTGGATCTCCACGATTGGTTATGACCCTGTGCTAGGTGTAGAGCGTTTTAATTACAGTGAACACTTAGGTGGTGGGATTAATATTATTGCAGCGCTGGTCGGGCTGTTTGCTATTCCACAAGTTCTTTCTATGTTGACCCCGCAAATGATGCCAGGTGGTGTTCAGAAATTTGCGATGGAAACGCAAAGTGTTATGACATCTGTTAAAGAAACTCTACAGCGTTGGAAAGCCTTGGTTGTCGGTAGTTTCATTGGTGTTTTGGTCGGGCTGATTCCTGGTGCTGGTGGGCAGATAGCGGGTCTGGTTGCGTATGACCAAACTAAAAAATTGAGCCGTAATAAAGATATGTTCGGTAAAGGTGAGCCGGCGGGTGTGATTGCTGCAGAGTCGGCTAATAACGCCATGGTTGGCCCTTCTTTAGTTCCGTTGCTTACATTAAGTGTTCCCGGTTCGCCTACTGCCGCCGTGTTGTTGGGTGGTTTATTGATTCATGGTCTATTTCCAGGACCTGCATTGTTTACAGAACATGCGCCCGTCGTTTGGACCTTCATCAACTCTTTGTTGGTTGGTCAACTGCTGATGTGTGTGTTCGGTATTATGATCGCACGTTATAGCCGCTTTGTTATGGATATTCCTGAGTTCTACATGGCTGCGGCGATTACCGTATTGGCAGTGTTTGGTACCTTTAGTGTACAGAATAGTTTTTCAGATGTTTTTGTCATGATGACGCTGGGTATTGTGATGTACTTTGCTTCTAAAATTGGTTTTAGCCCATCACCAGTAGTGCTTGGCATTATCTTAGGACCCATTGCAGAAAGTAACTTCCTTCAAGGACAAATGATCGCAGAGGTAGGAGACGGATCGTTTAATTACTTCTTTGGTGGCCCGCTAAATATTGTTCTTGTTGGTGTTGTTGCTATGTCTATTGTGTATAGCGCTTACAGTGAGCTTAAGCAAAAGAAACAACAGCGCACAGCCCAGCAAAATGATGCTGACTACCGTGCAGAACAAGAAGGAGTCTGA
- a CDS encoding tripartite tricarboxylate transporter TctB family protein, whose amino-acid sequence MMLSKRLTAIGGVLLALILLVLGSNVEYGEEAYFFPNLLAYFLLAFACVLLVSDGDLWNWLKEIASFLWRWMFGIVGEGNPSRWPDTVRLIPMFITIFCYLYFADIVGLYTTSFITFLLITVIYTPHRPRSRTLFKSTLIALMFTGVIYLIFSVLLQLQAPTAWLI is encoded by the coding sequence ATGATGTTATCAAAACGTTTAACGGCTATTGGTGGCGTATTGCTTGCGCTGATTCTTCTTGTACTAGGAAGTAATGTTGAATATGGAGAAGAGGCCTATTTCTTCCCTAACTTATTGGCGTATTTCCTGCTCGCTTTTGCCTGTGTTTTATTGGTTTCTGATGGAGATTTGTGGAATTGGTTGAAGGAGATAGCAAGCTTCTTATGGCGCTGGATGTTTGGCATTGTCGGTGAGGGTAACCCGTCGCGCTGGCCTGACACAGTGCGTCTGATACCGATGTTTATCACTATCTTCTGTTATTTATATTTTGCAGATATCGTGGGCTTGTATACAACATCGTTCATCACTTTTCTGCTAATTACGGTTATCTATACACCGCATAGGCCAAGAAGCCGCACCTTATTTAAAAGCACTTTAATCGCTTTAATGTTCACGGGAGTTATCTACCTTATCTTTTCAGTTCTATTGCAGTTACAAGCCCCTACAGCCTGGCTTATATAG
- a CDS encoding tripartite tricarboxylate transporter substrate binding protein gives MFSSKMSRKLATKTLTALGVVSVLSLPQMVQADTFPERPVSMVVSYSPGGATDFQARIVTMLAGNESYLGQPMVILNKPGAGGKIGWDFYASKAKKNGYELAAYNVPHFIAQSIVFKTKYNIDNLEPIANWGADPAVLVVGKDSPFNTLEDLMSFAKENPKKVTFSGAGLYVGHHIAFLQFAKESGLKMTYIPHKGGTPAMKSVMGGQVKAGFNNLSDAFRNRDSVKILAVADLQRNTEFLPDVPTFMEKGVNVDDSSVNFRGIMARKGTPPEVLSYLSQRVPLMFDDNKTTKKMSAAGSPVRVLSREEVIKMWKEREIYLKELLADLKK, from the coding sequence ATGTTTAGTTCTAAAATGTCCAGGAAACTGGCCACTAAAACCTTAACAGCACTTGGTGTTGTGAGCGTATTATCCCTACCTCAAATGGTACAGGCTGATACCTTTCCTGAAAGACCCGTCAGTATGGTGGTTTCATATTCACCCGGTGGAGCAACTGATTTTCAGGCCCGTATTGTAACTATGCTTGCTGGTAATGAGAGCTACTTGGGGCAGCCCATGGTCATCCTTAATAAGCCAGGTGCGGGTGGTAAAATTGGTTGGGACTTTTATGCATCTAAAGCGAAGAAAAATGGCTATGAATTAGCGGCGTATAACGTGCCACATTTTATCGCTCAGTCGATTGTATTCAAGACTAAATATAACATCGATAATCTTGAACCGATTGCCAATTGGGGAGCAGATCCAGCAGTACTGGTGGTAGGTAAAGACAGCCCTTTTAATACACTGGAAGACTTAATGAGTTTTGCTAAGGAGAATCCTAAAAAAGTAACCTTCTCCGGAGCGGGTTTGTATGTGGGTCATCATATCGCTTTCTTGCAATTTGCTAAGGAAAGCGGCCTCAAGATGACGTATATCCCACATAAAGGTGGAACGCCTGCAATGAAAAGTGTGATGGGTGGTCAGGTTAAGGCTGGTTTTAATAATCTTTCAGATGCTTTTAGGAATAGAGATAGCGTAAAAATTCTTGCTGTCGCTGACTTGCAGCGCAACACCGAGTTTTTGCCAGATGTGCCTACGTTTATGGAAAAAGGCGTCAATGTTGATGACTCAAGTGTTAACTTTCGCGGGATTATGGCAAGAAAAGGTACTCCTCCTGAAGTGCTAAGTTACTTGTCTCAGCGTGTTCCTTTGATGTTTGATGATAATAAAACAACGAAGAAAATGTCAGCAGCAGGTTCTCCTGTGCGTGTGTTGAGCCGTGAAGAAGTTATTAAGATGTGGAAAGAACGCGAAATCTATCTGAAAGAGCTATTGGCTGACCTTAAGAAGTAG